The Actinocatenispora sera genome has a window encoding:
- a CDS encoding DUF3311 domain-containing protein, whose product MTEPESGGASGSDGTARETTSGDVPRRSDRSAWNWLLLLPIVIPLITPLFNRDHPRLGGIPMFYWLQIAFIILGVGGTTIVYQVGKRRKG is encoded by the coding sequence GTGACCGAACCTGAATCAGGCGGCGCGTCCGGCTCGGACGGCACCGCCAGGGAGACGACGTCCGGCGACGTGCCCCGCCGGTCCGATCGCAGCGCCTGGAACTGGCTGCTGCTGTTGCCCATCGTCATCCCACTGATCACACCGCTGTTCAACCGGGATCACCCGCGGCTGGGCGGGATCCCGATGTTCTACTGGCTCCAGATCGCGTTCATCATCCTCGGCGTCGGCGGCACCACGATCGTCTACCAGGTCGGAAAGCGGAGGAAGGGATGA
- a CDS encoding SLC13 family permease — protein MRTVGAVGLLLAVLAFAIVRPRRLPEAVAAVPAALLAVALGLVPVRLAVHELGALGPTVGFLAAVLVLAQLAADAGVFDLAGTLAARASRGSPRRLLAVVFAVAAVVTAALSLDATVVLLTPVVFRTAALLSVRARPHVYACTHLANSASLLLPVSNLTNLLAFAASGLSFVSFTGLMAVPWLAVIAVEYLVFRRFFAADLGTPTHAVAPPAGTPPPVYALSVLAATLVGFAVAEPFGIAPAWVAAAGAVVLAARRVRRPADLLHLLRAANPGFLAFVFGLGVVVLAVRRAGLADLVGTLVPGATGLLALLAVALLAAVLANLVNNLPATLILVPVVATRPGLVLAVLLGVNIGPNLTYVGSLATLLWRRILHAHDARPAAGEFLRLGASTVPAGLVVATVALWCGLRLTGIG, from the coding sequence ATGCGGACGGTGGGGGCGGTGGGGTTGCTGCTCGCCGTTCTCGCGTTCGCGATCGTGCGGCCGCGCCGGCTGCCGGAGGCGGTGGCCGCGGTACCGGCGGCGCTGCTCGCCGTCGCCCTCGGGCTGGTGCCGGTCCGGCTTGCGGTGCACGAGCTCGGTGCGCTCGGCCCCACCGTCGGCTTCCTCGCCGCGGTACTGGTGCTCGCCCAGCTCGCCGCCGACGCCGGCGTGTTCGACCTCGCTGGCACGCTCGCCGCCCGGGCCAGCCGCGGTTCGCCGCGCCGGCTGCTGGCCGTGGTGTTCGCGGTGGCCGCGGTGGTGACGGCGGCGCTGAGCCTGGACGCCACCGTGGTGCTGCTGACACCGGTGGTGTTCCGCACCGCCGCGCTGCTGTCGGTGCGGGCCCGGCCGCACGTGTACGCCTGCACCCACCTGGCCAACTCGGCCTCGCTGCTGCTGCCGGTCTCGAACCTGACCAACCTGCTCGCGTTCGCCGCGTCGGGCTTGAGCTTCGTGTCGTTCACCGGGCTGATGGCGGTACCGTGGCTGGCCGTCATCGCGGTGGAGTACCTGGTGTTCCGCCGGTTCTTCGCCGCCGATCTGGGCACCCCGACCCATGCGGTGGCGCCGCCGGCCGGCACGCCGCCGCCGGTGTACGCGCTGAGCGTCCTGGCCGCGACGCTGGTCGGGTTCGCGGTGGCGGAGCCGTTCGGGATCGCGCCGGCCTGGGTGGCCGCGGCCGGCGCGGTGGTCCTCGCCGCGCGCCGGGTACGCCGGCCGGCCGACCTGCTGCACCTGCTCCGGGCGGCGAACCCCGGCTTCCTCGCGTTCGTGTTCGGGCTCGGCGTGGTGGTCCTCGCGGTGCGCCGGGCCGGGCTCGCCGACCTGGTGGGCACCCTGGTACCCGGCGCCACCGGGCTGCTCGCGCTGCTCGCCGTCGCGCTGCTCGCCGCGGTCCTCGCCAACCTGGTCAACAACCTGCCGGCCACGCTGATCCTGGTACCGGTCGTGGCGACCCGACCGGGTCTGGTGCTCGCGGTGCTGCTGGGCGTCAACATCGGGCCGAACCTGACCTACGTCGGTTCGCTCGCCACCCTGCTGTGGCGCCGGATCCTGCACGCGCACGACGCCCGCCCGGCCGCGGGCGAGTTCCTCCGCCTGGGCGCCTCGACGGTACCGGCGGGCCTGGTCGTGGCCACCGTCGCGCTATGGTGCGGGCTACGGCTGACCGGAATCGGGTGA
- a CDS encoding universal stress protein → MRIVAWLLPGTWESVVDAAGAVAAADDDVVLLATADDRLVELADGADGALLGRGGPDPLERLGAEQDRAAGLLLAAAATRLGRAADRQARRSGQPERDVVAACERAGLLVLARDGDHTRLGPPSIAPPTRFVLDHAPCRVLLVWPDEPPDLTTLPPPPRTTRPRRRHRPRRYRRGRDGAIGLRAAWRIAVAGRRGVGVGLPPPRPGRGAGFGTVRCRDG, encoded by the coding sequence ATGCGCATCGTGGCCTGGCTGCTGCCCGGTACCTGGGAGTCCGTGGTCGACGCGGCCGGCGCCGTCGCGGCCGCCGACGACGACGTCGTGCTGCTCGCCACCGCCGACGACCGGCTGGTCGAGCTGGCCGACGGGGCCGACGGGGCGCTGCTCGGCCGCGGCGGCCCGGACCCGCTGGAGCGACTCGGCGCCGAGCAGGACCGTGCCGCCGGCCTGCTGCTGGCCGCCGCGGCGACGCGGTTGGGCCGCGCTGCCGACCGGCAGGCCCGCCGGTCCGGGCAGCCGGAACGCGACGTGGTGGCCGCCTGCGAGCGCGCCGGCCTGCTGGTGCTGGCCCGAGACGGCGACCACACCCGGCTCGGCCCGCCCAGCATCGCGCCGCCGACCCGGTTCGTCCTGGACCACGCGCCCTGCCGGGTCCTGCTGGTCTGGCCGGACGAACCACCCGACCTCACCACGCTGCCGCCCCCTCCCCGCACCACCCGCCCGCGCCGCCGCCACCGACCCCGCCGGTACCGCCGGGGTCGTGACGGGGCGATCGGTCTCCGAGCCGCATGGCGGATCGCCGTCGCCGGGCGGCGCGGTGTCGGGGTGGGACTCCCGCCCCCGCGGCCCGGGCGCGGTGCCGGATTCGGCACGGTACGGTGCCGGGATGGGTGA
- the mctP gene encoding monocarboxylate uptake permease MctP, whose protein sequence is MSGGHVTELVIFIVLFAAVAVIGFWAARWRKPGDMMHLNEWGLGGRSFGTWITWFLVGGDLYTAYTFVAVPALVFGAGAMGFFAVPYTVVVYPLVFLVLIRLWSVSHRHGFVTPADFVRARFGSPTLALLVAITGIVATMPYIALQLVGIQAVLKTMGFGSHWPLVIAFLVLAAYTFQSGLRAPALIAFVKDLLIYAVIIVTVIYIPYKLGGFGHIFDAASKHFSSTTPPTGSIVLGANNQLNYATLAFGSALALFLYPHSVTGVLASKSRNVIKRNMSALPAYSFLLGLIALLGFMAIAAGTTPIGKDGNTIVPRLFDQMFPSWFAGIAFAAVGIGALVPAAIMSIAAANLFTRNIWREYIKKDASPRHEAWVSKIVSLLVKFGALLFIVFLNPQFSIDLQLIGGVIILQTLPSVALGLLTRWFHRWALVVGWAAGMAIGMWMLYTIPNPKTGHLHFGGSAFALSKLGFDTDWTIYTGFVAVIVNLLVAAIATLILKAAKAPDGADATKPDDYTADEGDPKVSEVPVAV, encoded by the coding sequence ATGAGCGGCGGGCATGTGACCGAACTGGTCATCTTCATCGTGCTGTTCGCCGCCGTCGCGGTGATCGGCTTCTGGGCCGCGCGGTGGCGCAAGCCCGGCGACATGATGCACCTGAACGAGTGGGGTCTGGGCGGCCGCAGCTTCGGCACCTGGATCACCTGGTTCCTGGTCGGCGGCGACCTCTACACCGCGTACACGTTCGTCGCGGTGCCGGCGCTGGTGTTCGGTGCCGGCGCGATGGGCTTCTTCGCGGTGCCCTACACCGTGGTCGTCTACCCGTTGGTGTTCCTGGTACTCATCCGGCTCTGGTCGGTGTCGCACCGGCACGGCTTCGTCACCCCGGCCGACTTCGTCCGGGCCCGGTTCGGGTCGCCGACGCTCGCGTTGCTGGTGGCGATCACCGGCATCGTCGCGACGATGCCGTACATCGCGCTGCAGCTGGTCGGCATCCAGGCGGTGCTCAAGACGATGGGCTTCGGCTCGCACTGGCCGCTGGTCATCGCGTTCCTGGTGCTCGCGGCGTACACGTTCCAGTCCGGGCTGCGGGCGCCGGCGCTGATCGCGTTCGTCAAGGACCTGCTCATCTACGCGGTCATCATCGTCACCGTCATCTACATCCCCTACAAGCTCGGCGGGTTCGGCCACATCTTCGACGCGGCGAGCAAGCACTTCAGCTCGACGACGCCGCCGACCGGCTCGATCGTGCTGGGCGCCAACAACCAGCTCAACTACGCCACCCTGGCGTTCGGCTCGGCGCTCGCCCTGTTCCTGTACCCGCACAGCGTGACCGGGGTACTGGCGTCCAAGAGCCGCAACGTGATCAAGCGCAACATGTCCGCGCTGCCGGCGTACTCGTTCCTGCTCGGGCTGATCGCGCTGCTCGGTTTCATGGCGATCGCGGCCGGCACCACGCCGATCGGCAAGGACGGCAACACGATCGTGCCGCGGCTGTTCGACCAGATGTTCCCGAGCTGGTTCGCCGGCATCGCGTTCGCCGCCGTCGGCATCGGCGCGCTGGTACCGGCGGCGATCATGTCGATCGCGGCAGCCAACCTGTTCACCCGCAACATCTGGCGCGAGTACATCAAGAAGGACGCCTCACCGCGGCACGAGGCGTGGGTGAGCAAGATCGTGTCGCTGCTGGTGAAGTTCGGCGCGCTGCTGTTCATCGTGTTCCTGAACCCGCAGTTCTCCATCGATCTGCAGCTGATCGGCGGCGTGATCATCCTGCAGACGCTGCCGTCGGTGGCGCTGGGGCTGCTCACCCGGTGGTTCCACCGCTGGGCGCTGGTGGTCGGTTGGGCGGCCGGGATGGCGATCGGGATGTGGATGCTCTACACGATCCCGAACCCGAAGACCGGGCACCTGCATTTCGGTGGGTCGGCGTTCGCGTTGTCCAAGCTCGGCTTCGACACCGACTGGACGATCTACACCGGGTTCGTCGCGGTCATCGTCAACCTGCTCGTCGCGGCGATCGCCACGCTGATCCTCAAGGCGGCCAAGGCACCCGACGGGGCCGACGCCACCAAGCCGGACGACTACACGGCGGACGAGGGCGACCCGAAGGTCTCGGAGGTACCCGTGGCCGTGTGA
- a CDS encoding DinB family protein yields the protein MGEQQAAPRQDALREPGTSVDDPNELLVGFLDGYREALGRKLAGLSEEQLVVSRVPSGWSPLGLLWHLTNVERRWLRWGFAGEQLDDVWADADPDETDAPWRVPAGATAASLLAGHRDEVDRCRAAVAGHDIAERGAPTGRFAGEEEAPTLGWIYCHLIQEYARHLGHLDITRELADGRTGE from the coding sequence ATGGGTGAGCAACAGGCGGCGCCGCGGCAGGACGCGTTGCGGGAACCGGGCACGTCGGTGGACGATCCGAACGAGCTGCTGGTCGGGTTCCTCGACGGTTACCGGGAAGCGTTGGGGCGCAAGCTGGCCGGGTTGAGCGAGGAGCAGCTGGTGGTCAGCCGGGTGCCGTCCGGGTGGTCGCCGCTCGGGCTGTTGTGGCACCTGACCAACGTGGAGCGCCGCTGGCTGCGCTGGGGCTTCGCCGGCGAGCAGCTCGACGACGTGTGGGCAGATGCCGACCCGGACGAGACGGACGCGCCGTGGCGGGTGCCGGCCGGCGCGACCGCGGCGAGCCTGCTCGCCGGGCACCGGGACGAGGTCGACCGGTGCCGGGCCGCGGTCGCCGGGCACGACATCGCCGAACGCGGCGCGCCGACCGGCCGGTTCGCCGGCGAGGAGGAGGCGCCGACGCTCGGCTGGATCTACTGCCACCTGATCCAGGAGTATGCCCGGCACCTCGGCCACCTCGACATCACCCGGGAACTCGCCGACGGCCGCACCGGCGAGTAG
- a CDS encoding MFS transporter, whose product MAVTRYGAVFAVREYRPMFVAHVISMLGTMVAEVALSVLVYRSTGSPFLTAATFAVGFVPYALGGTLLASIADRYPTRTVLVWCNLVSAALIATMAVPGLPVVALLGLRFASATVAPIFGAARAASIPEIVPGPAAVLARSLIRVVTQSAQLVGFAVGGLLLVVVSPRFALAGEAAGFVLSALLLRLGTRWRPARGGTGGSMLGDSVRGLRAVFGAPRIRALLALWWVPPVFAVAPEALAAPYAHGIGRGSVGLGLLMTAVPAGAVCGELGAGLLSARLRSRLVLPLATGSLLPLTVFVVHPGLLVAVLALFAAGLCSAYLVGLDQWFLAAVPEPLAGQAMAVNSGGLMLGQAIGMAAAGAAAEYVAPHRVVVIAALLGLGATAATVHRVRRSATAPADRTLAGAPTC is encoded by the coding sequence ATGGCAGTCACCCGGTACGGGGCGGTGTTCGCGGTGCGCGAGTACCGCCCGATGTTCGTCGCGCACGTGATCTCGATGCTCGGCACGATGGTCGCCGAGGTCGCGCTGTCGGTCCTGGTGTACCGGTCGACCGGGTCGCCGTTCCTGACCGCGGCGACGTTCGCCGTCGGGTTCGTCCCGTACGCGCTGGGCGGCACCCTCCTCGCCTCCATCGCCGACCGCTACCCCACCCGGACGGTCCTGGTCTGGTGCAACCTGGTGTCCGCGGCGCTGATCGCGACCATGGCGGTACCGGGGCTGCCGGTCGTCGCCCTGCTCGGGTTGCGGTTCGCCAGCGCCACGGTGGCGCCGATCTTCGGCGCGGCTCGCGCGGCGAGCATCCCGGAGATCGTGCCGGGTCCGGCCGCGGTGCTGGCGCGCTCGCTGATCCGGGTGGTCACGCAGTCCGCCCAGCTGGTCGGGTTCGCGGTCGGCGGGCTGCTGCTCGTCGTGGTGTCGCCGCGGTTCGCGCTGGCCGGCGAGGCCGCCGGCTTCGTGCTGTCCGCGCTGCTGCTGCGGCTCGGGACCCGCTGGCGCCCGGCGCGCGGTGGCACCGGCGGCAGCATGCTGGGCGACTCGGTACGCGGGCTGCGCGCGGTGTTCGGCGCGCCGCGGATCCGGGCCCTGCTGGCGTTGTGGTGGGTGCCGCCGGTGTTCGCGGTGGCACCGGAGGCGCTCGCCGCCCCGTACGCGCACGGCATCGGGCGAGGGTCGGTCGGGCTCGGCCTGCTGATGACCGCGGTGCCGGCCGGCGCGGTGTGCGGCGAGCTCGGCGCGGGGCTGCTGTCCGCACGGCTGCGGTCCCGGCTGGTACTGCCGCTCGCGACCGGTTCGCTGCTGCCGCTGACGGTGTTCGTGGTGCACCCCGGCCTGCTGGTCGCGGTGCTGGCGCTGTTCGCTGCCGGGCTGTGCTCGGCCTACCTGGTCGGGCTCGACCAGTGGTTTCTCGCCGCGGTACCGGAGCCGCTGGCGGGGCAGGCGATGGCGGTCAACTCCGGCGGGCTGATGCTCGGCCAGGCGATCGGGATGGCGGCGGCCGGAGCCGCGGCCGAGTACGTCGCGCCGCACCGGGTGGTGGTGATCGCCGCCCTGTTGGGGCTCGGCGCCACCGCGGCCACCGTGCATCGGGTACGCCGCAGCGCCACCGCCCCGGCCGACCGCACGCTGGCCGGCGCCCCAACCTGCTGA
- a CDS encoding restriction endonuclease: MDELFDLDPGAVLTRGDRAARWGGGTQRGIEPSTRTPNVFLYADPAEAGKFGYVDGWAPGGDVFLYTGEGSEGDQQLQQGNLSLLEHRKQGRALRLFIAASGKQRGGKLHRYVGEFEVDHDSPCAQEDAPDALGETRSVWVFRLRPVGAVEYRESDASRRDVVEAGPRAELVAVERVVAVESDRKATPGGKARRREAELTEQYRAWLEAQGHQVMQWKLTLPGQVAALRTDLFDATVSEIYEAKGSIARESIRMAIGQLLDYRRHVPVPGAALAVLLPARPSDDLVDLVTSAGMSCVYRQDAGRFHRVGPTTAS, translated from the coding sequence GTGGACGAGTTGTTCGATCTTGATCCGGGTGCGGTGTTGACGCGAGGCGATCGGGCTGCCCGGTGGGGCGGTGGCACTCAGCGGGGGATTGAGCCATCGACGCGCACACCGAACGTGTTTCTGTACGCGGATCCGGCGGAGGCAGGCAAGTTCGGCTACGTCGATGGGTGGGCGCCGGGCGGCGACGTGTTCCTGTATACCGGCGAGGGCAGCGAGGGTGACCAGCAGCTCCAGCAGGGGAACCTGTCGCTGTTGGAGCATCGCAAGCAGGGTCGGGCGCTGCGGTTGTTCATTGCGGCCTCGGGCAAGCAGCGCGGCGGCAAGTTGCATCGCTACGTGGGCGAGTTCGAAGTGGACCATGACTCGCCGTGTGCTCAGGAAGATGCGCCGGATGCGTTGGGCGAGACCCGATCGGTTTGGGTGTTCCGGCTGCGTCCGGTGGGGGCGGTCGAGTATCGCGAGTCGGATGCCAGCCGTCGCGACGTCGTGGAGGCCGGTCCGCGTGCCGAGCTGGTGGCTGTGGAACGCGTGGTGGCGGTGGAGTCAGATCGCAAGGCAACTCCGGGTGGCAAGGCGCGCAGGCGTGAGGCTGAGCTCACCGAGCAGTACCGGGCGTGGTTGGAGGCTCAGGGCCACCAGGTCATGCAGTGGAAGCTGACGCTGCCTGGACAGGTCGCCGCGCTCCGTACGGACCTGTTTGACGCCACCGTTAGCGAGATCTACGAGGCGAAGGGCTCGATCGCGCGGGAGAGCATCCGCATGGCGATCGGACAGCTGCTCGACTACCGCCGCCACGTGCCGGTGCCGGGCGCCGCGCTGGCCGTGCTGCTACCTGCTCGTCCCTCGGATGACCTGGTGGATCTGGTGACCTCGGCGGGCATGAGCTGCGTGTACCGGCAGGACGCGGGGCGCTTCCATCGGGTCGGCCCGACCACGGCGAGCTGA
- a CDS encoding CaiB/BaiF CoA transferase family protein, whose translation MPGALDGIRILDFTQMMLGPYATQLLADLGADVIKVERREGEWERRLEMMGELVGAPGNGAPDSAAFLAMNRNKRSVAVDLKSPAGRDALLRLAATCDVVVENFRPGVLARLGLGYDEMRAVRPDIIYCSGSGWGQDTVFAKQGRPGQDLLIQAMSGLAAAGGRAGDPPTPAGTSIVDASTALTLSNGILAALVARERHGIGQRVEVDLYSTAIALQCQEISAMVNQHERWHRSAAGVGQAWLSAPFGVYATADGHVAIAMAPVAEVAQLLGVTGLDDADAWADRDAIKTALEAVTALRPADGLVDSLLAAGIWCARVRTTAEAVDELRDQGHDLVVTVDHPSHGRLELIGCPVRLSGTPWQLRLPPPIAGQHTDEVLGEVLTGDELATLRAQGAVG comes from the coding sequence ATGCCCGGGGCACTGGACGGGATCCGCATCCTGGACTTCACCCAGATGATGCTCGGCCCGTACGCCACCCAGCTGCTCGCCGATCTCGGCGCCGACGTGATCAAGGTCGAGCGCCGGGAGGGCGAGTGGGAGCGCCGGCTGGAGATGATGGGCGAACTCGTCGGCGCCCCCGGCAACGGCGCGCCGGACTCGGCCGCGTTCCTTGCCATGAACCGGAACAAGCGGTCGGTGGCGGTCGACCTGAAGTCGCCGGCCGGCCGGGACGCGCTGCTGCGACTCGCCGCGACCTGCGACGTGGTGGTGGAGAACTTCCGGCCCGGCGTGCTGGCCCGGCTCGGCCTCGGCTACGACGAGATGCGCGCGGTGCGGCCGGACATCATCTACTGCTCCGGCTCCGGGTGGGGGCAGGACACGGTGTTCGCGAAACAGGGTCGGCCGGGCCAGGACCTGCTCATCCAGGCCATGTCCGGGCTCGCCGCGGCTGGCGGTCGTGCGGGCGACCCGCCGACCCCGGCCGGTACGTCCATCGTGGACGCGTCGACCGCGCTGACGCTGTCCAACGGCATCCTCGCCGCCCTCGTCGCGCGGGAGCGGCACGGCATCGGGCAGCGCGTCGAGGTCGACCTGTACTCGACCGCGATCGCGTTGCAGTGCCAGGAGATCTCCGCGATGGTCAACCAGCACGAGCGGTGGCACCGGTCGGCCGCCGGGGTCGGCCAGGCGTGGCTGTCCGCACCGTTCGGGGTGTACGCCACCGCCGACGGGCACGTTGCGATCGCGATGGCACCGGTAGCGGAGGTCGCCCAGCTGCTCGGCGTGACCGGCCTCGACGACGCCGACGCGTGGGCCGACCGCGACGCGATCAAGACGGCACTGGAGGCGGTCACCGCGCTGCGGCCGGCGGACGGGCTGGTCGACTCGCTGCTCGCGGCGGGCATCTGGTGCGCCCGGGTGCGTACCACCGCGGAGGCGGTCGACGAACTGCGCGACCAGGGCCACGACCTGGTCGTCACCGTCGACCACCCGAGCCACGGCCGGCTGGAGCTGATCGGCTGCCCGGTACGGCTGTCCGGCACGCCCTGGCAGCTGCGGCTGCCGCCGCCGATCGCCGGCCAGCACACCGACGAGGTGCTCGGCGAGGTACTCACCGGCGACGAGCTGGCGACGCTGCGGGCGCAGGGAGCGGTCGGATGA
- a CDS encoding ArsR/SmtB family transcription factor: MPGSLAAGTVTGERFGEERMMAVTLRFGSDDALRCRFAISPLWETHAALYTLRDATEAHHLPWVRRARAALADVDLSPLYAVLPVRGYTPDFVAPPPAGPAETFDAELARVRESAPDVAARELARSLDRPGDPEAARAAPDLLADVPATISRLATLLDSVWRAAVEPDWPRLRGLLQADIAYRAAMLADHGLARLLDDLHPRLSYADGVLTFAAHWGHDRHLDGAGLLLMPSAFLGDRIATGFPPPWQPTLVYPVRGAATLWRPADRPDEPLARLLGRGRGRVLVALSEPATTTALAHRLRLAPATVSAHLAVLRSAGLVTADRHRHEVRYRQTSLADALIASCATG, from the coding sequence ATGCCCGGCAGCCTCGCGGCCGGTACCGTCACCGGCGAGAGATTCGGTGAGGAGCGAATGATGGCGGTGACGCTGCGGTTCGGGTCGGACGACGCGCTGCGCTGCCGGTTCGCCATCTCGCCGCTGTGGGAAACGCACGCTGCGCTGTACACGCTGCGCGACGCCACCGAGGCGCACCACCTGCCGTGGGTGCGCCGGGCCCGCGCCGCGCTCGCCGACGTCGACCTGTCCCCGCTGTACGCGGTGCTGCCGGTCCGCGGGTACACGCCGGACTTCGTCGCGCCACCGCCGGCCGGCCCGGCCGAGACGTTCGACGCCGAACTGGCCCGGGTGCGGGAGAGCGCACCGGACGTCGCCGCCCGCGAGCTCGCGCGCAGCCTCGACCGCCCCGGCGACCCGGAGGCCGCCCGGGCCGCGCCGGACCTGCTCGCCGACGTACCCGCCACCATCAGCCGCCTCGCCACCCTGCTCGACTCGGTCTGGCGGGCCGCGGTCGAACCCGACTGGCCCCGGCTTCGCGGGCTGCTGCAGGCCGACATCGCGTACCGGGCCGCCATGCTCGCCGACCACGGCCTCGCCCGGCTGCTCGACGACCTGCACCCGCGCCTGTCGTACGCCGACGGCGTGCTCACGTTCGCCGCGCACTGGGGCCACGACCGGCACCTCGACGGCGCCGGCCTGCTGCTGATGCCCAGCGCCTTCCTCGGCGACCGGATCGCCACCGGCTTCCCGCCACCCTGGCAACCGACCCTGGTGTACCCGGTACGCGGCGCGGCGACGCTGTGGCGCCCGGCCGACCGACCCGACGAGCCGCTCGCCCGGCTGCTCGGCCGCGGCCGCGGCCGGGTACTGGTCGCGCTGTCCGAACCGGCCACCACCACCGCGCTCGCGCACCGGCTGCGGCTCGCCCCGGCGACCGTCTCGGCGCATCTCGCCGTACTGCGGTCGGCCGGCCTGGTCACCGCTGACCGGCACCGGCACGAGGTGCGGTACCGGCAGACCTCGCTCGCCGACGCGCTCATCGCCTCGTGCGCCACCGGGTGA
- a CDS encoding enoyl-CoA hydratase/isomerase family protein, giving the protein MSHLVVDRADAVLTIRIDREEALGALSRAMVAELGERLRAVRADDTVRAVVLTGTGRGFVAGADIGEYDGASTAEFDAYQRLSRSVFGELAALPQPTVAAVNGYAFGGGFELALCCDFIVASERARFALPEVKLGLIPGGGGTQRLARALGTRLAKELVLTGRTLYPDEADRRGLLTRLVPPDELAGAAAEFAAQLAAGAPLAVREAKRVIDEGVRQELDAALSAEQAALARLFASADGREGIAAFRAKRAPTFTGR; this is encoded by the coding sequence ATGAGTCACCTGGTGGTCGACCGCGCCGACGCGGTACTCACGATCCGGATCGACCGCGAGGAGGCGCTCGGCGCGCTGTCTCGGGCGATGGTCGCCGAACTCGGGGAGCGGCTGCGCGCGGTCCGGGCCGACGACACGGTGCGCGCGGTGGTCCTGACCGGCACCGGTCGCGGCTTCGTCGCCGGCGCCGACATCGGCGAGTACGACGGGGCCAGCACCGCCGAGTTCGACGCCTACCAGCGGCTGTCCCGCTCGGTGTTCGGCGAGCTCGCCGCGCTGCCACAGCCCACCGTGGCCGCGGTCAACGGGTACGCGTTCGGCGGCGGCTTCGAGCTCGCGCTGTGCTGCGACTTCATCGTCGCCTCCGAGCGGGCCCGGTTCGCGCTGCCGGAGGTGAAGCTCGGCCTGATCCCCGGCGGTGGCGGCACCCAGCGGCTGGCCCGCGCGCTGGGTACCCGGCTGGCCAAGGAGCTGGTGCTCACCGGCCGCACGCTGTATCCGGACGAGGCCGACCGGCGCGGCCTGCTCACCCGGCTGGTACCGCCGGACGAGCTGGCGGGCGCCGCCGCGGAGTTCGCCGCGCAGCTGGCCGCCGGAGCGCCACTCGCGGTACGGGAGGCCAAGCGGGTGATCGACGAGGGGGTCCGGCAGGAGCTGGACGCCGCGCTGAGCGCCGAACAGGCCGCGCTGGCCCGGCTGTTCGCCTCCGCCGACGGCCGGGAGGGCATCGCCGCCTTCCGGGCCAAGCGCGCGCCCACCTTCACCGGCCGCTGA